One Vicinamibacteria bacterium genomic window, GCGCGGCGCGGGCACCCGTTCCGCGCTGTACGACACCGCGGAGGAGGTTCGCCACGATGTAGGCGGAGTCGGCTCGGATGGCCGAGGCCGCTTTGGGATAGCTCTCCTCGAGCACGTTTCCGTCCCGATCGACCACCTTGGTGACGAAGTAGGGCTGCATGCGTATGCCCTGATTGGCAAAAGCCGAGTAGGCAGAGGCCATCTCCAAAACGGTCGCTTCGGCCGCGCCCAGGGTGATGCTCAGGTACGGAGGGATCGGCCCCTCGAGCCCCAGTCGGCGGGCGTAATCCGCCACATTCCGCGGGCCGATTTGCTGCGTCAGCCGTACCGCGGGCACATTGCGTGAGGCCTCGATGAGATGCCTCAGAGTGATCCATCCTTCGTACTTCAAATCGTAGTTCTTGGGCTCGTACACCTCTTCGATGTGAGGGTCGACGTATCGCACCGGCTCGTCGAGGATGAGCGATGTGGCGGTGTAGCCTTGTTCCACCGCGGCCCCGACGGCGAAGGCCTTGAAGGCCGAACCGGGCTGACGACGCGCCTGAGTCGAGCGATTGAACTTGCTGCGTTCGAAGTCGAGACCCCCGACCATGGCTTTGATCTGACCGGAGCGGGTCTCGAGGGCGAGAAGGGAACCTTCGGCGATTGGCTCCTGATCGACCTTCACGACCATGGTGGCGTTGTCGCGATCGACGGAAGCGATCTCGAACTGGCTCACGTCACCGACGGCGAACAGCTCGCCGAGAGGTCGGCGCGTCCAGGCGGCGGACTCCTCATCGATCCGCGCCACGTAACGCCCGATGAGCACCGTCGGCCGCGGTCCCTGCTCGCGGACGACACCGGTCACGACCTGTCCCGGCTGGAAGGGCTCGACCCAGTCGGCTGAATGGAACTCCTCGATCGAGATCTCCGTATCTTCGAGAACGTTCGTCGCGATGGGGCGCCAGCCCTGGCGTTTGTCCAGGTCGCGAAGAGCGTGCTCCACCGCCCCGTTAGCCGCTTCCTGCATCGAGCGATCGAGAGTCGTGTACACTCTCAGGCCGCCGCGATACATCTGCGTCGCACCGTAGTTCTTCTCGAGGTACTGCCGAACCTCTTCCACGAAGTAGGGAGCCACGTCGTTGCTCCCACCGCGTCGGCGGAGCTGGAGCGGCTCGTTCCGCGCGTGCTCCTCTTCTTCGGGCGTGATGTAGCGCTCTTCCAGCATGCGTCGAAGCACGATATCGCGCTCTCGGAGCGCCGCCTCGGGATTGACGAAGGGACTGTAGTTGTTGGGCGACGGCGCGAGTCCAACGATGAGGGCGGCTTCGGCGACAGTAACGTCGCGCGACTTCTTGCCGAAGTAGTAGTCCGCCGCCGCCTCGACTCCGTACAAGCCGTGACCGAAGTGGAGGAGGTTACAGTAGAAAGTGAGGATCTCTTCCTTCGTATAGGCGCGTTCGATCTTGAAGGCCAGAATCGCCTCTTTGATCTTTCGGCTCAGCGTGACTTCCCGAGTAAGGAAGAGCATGCGGGAAACCTGCTGCGTGATCGTGCTCGCTCCCGAGACGATGCGTGCCGCCCACAGACTGTCCCAGCCGGCCCGGAGAATACCCATCAGGTCGAATCCCGGATGCCGCCAGAAGCGCTGATCTTCCTTCGCCACGAAAGCATCCCTCAGATGCTGCGGAATCTCGTCGTACGCGATGACGACACGTTTTTCCACGGCGAACTCGGCGATGACCTCGCCTTGGTCATCGAAAACCTGGGTGATGACGCTCGGCTGATAGTTCTCGAGCTCACGGATGATGGGGAGATCGCGCTGATAAGCGAGAACGAGACCCGTCAGGGTTCCGCCTACCGAGGCCAGGGCGAAGAGCAGGCCGACGATGGCGAACCGCAGGAGCTCCCGCCCCCGCGTCGTGGGGGCCTTCGCTCCGTCGGTTCTTCCGGATTCCATCCCTAGGTATGATTATAGCGGCTTCCGGCCGGCTATTTGTCGTTGCGAAGTACGTCCTCGAGCGCGGCTTTCAGTTCGGGATATCGGAACACGTAGCCCGCTTCCTCGAGCTTCGCGGGAACCGCGCGCTGGCCTTCGAGGACGATCTCCGACATTTTGCCGAAAGCGAGCTTCAGGCCGAATGCCGGAGCCGGTAAGATGGCCGGCCGCCGCAGCACCCCGCCGAGCGTACGGGAGAATGACTCGTTGCGCACGGGAGTCGGCGCCGTGAGGTTCACGGCACCCATGAGGTCGTCCTTGTCGAGCAGAAAGCGAATCGCGCCGACGGTGTCGTCGATGTGAATCCAGGGCATCCACTGTTTGCCGCTTCCCACGGGGCCACCGAGTCCGAGGCGGAAGGGAAGAAGCATCTTCTTTAGAGCACCGCCCCGAGTCGAGAGGACGATGCCGGTGCGGATCACGACGGTGCGGATTCCGAGCCCCATGGCCTCCATCGCGGCATGCTCCCAGGCCTGGCACACGTCGGGGAGAAAACCCGTGCCCGCGAGCGAGGTTTCGGTGAGCTCCTTTTCTCCGCCGTCGCCGTAATAGCCGACCGCCGACGCCGAGACCACCACTTTCGGACGGTGTTTCAAGCTCCTGAGACCCTCGACGAGCAGTTCCGTACTCTTGACACGGCTATCGCGAATCGCCTGTTTCGCCGTCTTGGTCCACCTCTGCGCCACGGGCG contains:
- a CDS encoding PBP1A family penicillin-binding protein, which encodes MESGRTDGAKAPTTRGRELLRFAIVGLLFALASVGGTLTGLVLAYQRDLPIIRELENYQPSVITQVFDDQGEVIAEFAVEKRVVIAYDEIPQHLRDAFVAKEDQRFWRHPGFDLMGILRAGWDSLWAARIVSGASTITQQVSRMLFLTREVTLSRKIKEAILAFKIERAYTKEEILTFYCNLLHFGHGLYGVEAAADYYFGKKSRDVTVAEAALIVGLAPSPNNYSPFVNPEAALRERDIVLRRMLEERYITPEEEEHARNEPLQLRRRGGSNDVAPYFVEEVRQYLEKNYGATQMYRGGLRVYTTLDRSMQEAANGAVEHALRDLDKRQGWRPIATNVLEDTEISIEEFHSADWVEPFQPGQVVTGVVREQGPRPTVLIGRYVARIDEESAAWTRRPLGELFAVGDVSQFEIASVDRDNATMVVKVDQEPIAEGSLLALETRSGQIKAMVGGLDFERSKFNRSTQARRQPGSAFKAFAVGAAVEQGYTATSLILDEPVRYVDPHIEEVYEPKNYDLKYEGWITLRHLIEASRNVPAVRLTQQIGPRNVADYARRLGLEGPIPPYLSITLGAAEATVLEMASAYSAFANQGIRMQPYFVTKVVDRDGNVLEESYPKAASAIRADSAYIVANLLRGVVQRGTGARAARLGRPLAGKTGTTNDYTDAWFIGFDPTLVAATWFGFDQKISLGEQETGTRAALPAWIEFMEKALAERPIEEFPVPSNIVFVPVNKRTGYPAYGSDPEVFLEAFISGTEPYGYPEQ
- a CDS encoding TIGR01777 family oxidoreductase, with product MRVAISGITGLIGTALREGLGAEGTELVALTRRKSLPPLTTVTWDVNKGRFDAGSLEGVDAVVHLAGAPVAQRWTKTAKQAIRDSRVKSTELLVEGLRSLKHRPKVVVSASAVGYYGDGGEKELTETSLAGTGFLPDVCQAWEHAAMEAMGLGIRTVVIRTGIVLSTRGGALKKMLLPFRLGLGGPVGSGKQWMPWIHIDDTVGAIRFLLDKDDLMGAVNLTAPTPVRNESFSRTLGGVLRRPAILPAPAFGLKLAFGKMSEIVLEGQRAVPAKLEEAGYVFRYPELKAALEDVLRNDK